TCATTCCGGATCGGCCGCGCCGCCGCCGCGGCCGCCTCGTGATGGTTCGGCGTGATCACCGCGACCCGCCGGTAGGACCGGAACAGCACAAGCTTCGGGTCCACCACAACTGGCACCCGGTGGCGGCGCGCCAGGGGGAGGACCGCTTTCACCAGGGGGCCCGTCATGAGCCCCTTCCCGTAGTCCGAGATGACCAGGGCAGCGGCCCCGGGAAGCAGCGCGCGCAGCCGCTCCGAGAGGGCCCGCACCCCACTTGCAGGGAGGTCGGCCACGGCCTCCCGGTCGAACCGGACCACGTGCTGGCTCCCCGCCACGACGCGCGTCTTGATCGTGGTCGCCCGCCCCCGGTCCACCAGCACCGTGTCCCCCTTGATCCCGATGCGCTCCAGCTCGTGCACCAGCCGCTCCCCGGCGATGTCGCTCCCCACCACCCCGAGCAGGCTCACCTCGGCGCCGAGGGCCCGGACGTTCGCGGCCACGTTCGCCGCCCCCCCCAGCCGGACGCTCTCGGAGCGGACCTGGACCACCGGGACGGGCGCCTCGGGGGAGATCCGCGACACCGCCCCCCAGATGTACTCGTCCAGCATCAGGTCCCCGATCACGAGAACCCGCGCCCGC
This DNA window, taken from Candidatus Methylomirabilis sp., encodes the following:
- the rfaE1 gene encoding D-glycero-beta-D-manno-heptose-7-phosphate kinase, giving the protein MGRRGGGMGRAMRDQASSTRLAAALPRFERARVLVIGDLMLDEYIWGAVSRISPEAPVPVVQVRSESVRLGGAANVAANVRALGAEVSLLGVVGSDIAGERLVHELERIGIKGDTVLVDRGRATTIKTRVVAGSQHVVRFDREAVADLPASGVRALSERLRALLPGAAALVISDYGKGLMTGPLVKAVLPLARRHRVPVVVDPKLVLFRSYRRVAVITPNHHEAAAAAARPIRNEDDLVAVGKMLRTRLDADSLLMTRGDQGMSLFERDGTVTHIPAVAQEVYDVTGAGDTVVATVALGLAARLPVREAAALANQAAGVVVGKVGTATVSREELAQAILDGAGPARSRRANRPGARRG